The following proteins come from a genomic window of Fontisubflavum oceani:
- a CDS encoding ferredoxin--NADP reductase, producing the protein MTEQTPVTQTAAKPVPTLPDAQIVTHVKHWTDRLFSFRVTRPASLRFRSGEFVMIGLMGDPDPKTGKQKPLLRAYSIASPSWDDELEFYSIKVQDGPLTSRLQHIQPGDEIILRPKPVGTLVHDALLPGKRIWFFATGTGFAPFASLLRDPQTYEDYDEIILTHTCREVGELAYGAEVIDTIRNDEMLAELMGEGFHEKLRYYPTTTREESPKMGRITDLMRSGEVFADLGVAPLCPENDRAMICGNLAFNLELKEMLEEYGLEEGANSKPMQYVVEKAFLD; encoded by the coding sequence GACACAAACCGCCGCAAAGCCCGTTCCCACCCTGCCCGACGCCCAGATCGTGACACATGTCAAACACTGGACGGATCGGTTGTTTTCCTTCCGCGTGACGCGGCCTGCCAGTTTGCGGTTCCGCTCGGGCGAATTTGTGATGATCGGGCTGATGGGCGACCCGGATCCGAAGACCGGGAAGCAAAAACCGCTCCTGCGCGCCTATTCCATCGCCTCACCCTCCTGGGATGATGAGCTGGAGTTCTATTCGATCAAGGTCCAAGATGGCCCGCTGACCAGCCGCTTGCAGCATATCCAACCCGGTGATGAGATCATCCTGCGCCCCAAACCCGTGGGCACGCTGGTGCATGACGCGCTTCTGCCCGGCAAACGCATCTGGTTTTTCGCCACCGGCACCGGGTTTGCCCCCTTCGCAAGCCTCCTGCGCGACCCGCAGACCTATGAGGATTATGACGAGATCATCCTCACCCATACCTGCCGCGAGGTTGGCGAGCTGGCGTACGGCGCAGAGGTGATCGATACGATCCGGAATGACGAGATGCTGGCCGAGCTGATGGGCGAAGGCTTCCACGAGAAGCTGCGCTATTACCCGACCACGACCCGTGAAGAGAGCCCGAAAATGGGCCGGATCACCGATTTGATGCGGTCCGGCGAGGTATTTGCCGATCTGGGCGTGGCCCCGCTTTGCCCCGAAAATGACCGGGCGATGATTTGCGGCAATCTCGCATTCAATCTCGAGCTGAAAGAGATGCTGGAGGAATACGGGTTGGAGGAAGGCGCCAATTCGAAGCCGATGCAATACGTCGTTGAAAAGGCGTTTCTGGACTAA